The Bombus huntii isolate Logan2020A chromosome 6, iyBomHunt1.1, whole genome shotgun sequence genome window below encodes:
- the LOC126866731 gene encoding probable N-acetyltransferase san isoform X2, which produces MTRSKIELGDVTPHNIKQLKLLNQVVFPVSYNEKFYKDVLEAGELAKLAYYNDIVVGAVCCRVDTSENSRRLYIMTLGCLYPYRRLGIGTVMVQHVLNYVYKDGNFDSIFLHVQISNEGAIDFYKKFGFEIVETKEHYYKRIEPADAHVLQKTLRPKTNQTNNQQSNQ; this is translated from the exons ATGACTAG atCAAAAATAGAGTTAGGAGATGTAACACcacataatataaaacagcTCAAACTTCTTAACCAAGTGGTGTTTCCAGTCTCGtacaatgaaaaattttataaagatGTGTTAGAAGCAGGAGAGCTAGCAAAGCTTGCATATTACAATGATATAGTG gTTGGTGCAGTTTGTTGTCGAGTAGATACCTCTGAAAATTCTAGGCGTCTGTATATTATGACATTAGGATGTCTCTATCCTTATAGAAGATTAGGAATAGGTACTGTAATGGTACAACATGTTTTAAATTATGTTTACAAAGATGGAAACTTTGATTCAATCTTTCT TCATGTTCAGATAAGTAATGAAGGGGCCATTGACTTTTATAAGAAATTTGGTTTTGAAATAGTAGAAACAAAGGAACATTATTACAAACGAATAGAACCTGCAGATGCTCATGTATTACAAAAAACTTTACGTCCTAAAACAAATCAAACAAATAATCAACAAAGTAATCAATAA
- the LOC126866731 gene encoding probable N-acetyltransferase san isoform X1: MISMYISKIELGDVTPHNIKQLKLLNQVVFPVSYNEKFYKDVLEAGELAKLAYYNDIVVGAVCCRVDTSENSRRLYIMTLGCLYPYRRLGIGTVMVQHVLNYVYKDGNFDSIFLHVQISNEGAIDFYKKFGFEIVETKEHYYKRIEPADAHVLQKTLRPKTNQTNNQQSNQ; the protein is encoded by the exons ATGATATCAatgtacat atCAAAAATAGAGTTAGGAGATGTAACACcacataatataaaacagcTCAAACTTCTTAACCAAGTGGTGTTTCCAGTCTCGtacaatgaaaaattttataaagatGTGTTAGAAGCAGGAGAGCTAGCAAAGCTTGCATATTACAATGATATAGTG gTTGGTGCAGTTTGTTGTCGAGTAGATACCTCTGAAAATTCTAGGCGTCTGTATATTATGACATTAGGATGTCTCTATCCTTATAGAAGATTAGGAATAGGTACTGTAATGGTACAACATGTTTTAAATTATGTTTACAAAGATGGAAACTTTGATTCAATCTTTCT TCATGTTCAGATAAGTAATGAAGGGGCCATTGACTTTTATAAGAAATTTGGTTTTGAAATAGTAGAAACAAAGGAACATTATTACAAACGAATAGAACCTGCAGATGCTCATGTATTACAAAAAACTTTACGTCCTAAAACAAATCAAACAAATAATCAACAAAGTAATCAATAA
- the LOC126866725 gene encoding hormone-sensitive lipase: MTKQGTAQMSLDDDFDRPFEDVEPLQWGALRELCHANSEYFVSHQDENSIRIRAALMAILDHLVQLQPLYKEISRIAPMFDLDAETPGNGYRSFLVLIDKCIIHSRSVCHQIYCQKDSLFFRKSYYMREIEACSQLLASLCTCLEHLQTLYSWSEHLSDGKPSLFIGDSHNPHEILSKVDSINQYCFYGRCLGFQFYDNLKPILKTIMVCMATFSEAFYSNGTLLARCANSVKYMLDPEIRARRIVDVSQRADISFCQAFWFLNEADLTRRLPAITAPSLAINQIISIPPEELTLPTLSGSTVSIPIPNSHIGKKPIHVRLFSSKRRLGMVGSGGVGGELHGLSNELIIHCHGGGFVAQTSLSHETYLRSWAINLGIPILSIDYSLAPEAPFPRALEEVLYAYAWALNHASTLLGSTAQKILFAGDSAGANLNLGVTLKCLQLNIRKPDGIFMAYTPVLVDFVLSPSRLLCLTDPLLPMGFLLRCLKAYAADCFKSESESFAEVSESDLIALALSPNGDETNDAHKLASLPSDSTLNSVTLTEVDGTEHLQEEARSQEYVNKFFGLYRNCGTNASTHIGNGTISTENNISKNDKSWSFFGWSLSGRHKESKELDIENAKSSMEEFIFTVPRDPYLSPYLAADHLLAQLPPVKMLTLELDPCLDDSVMFARKLRSLGVLITLDILPGLPHGFLNLTPVSKEASEGSDLCVKRLQELLTL, encoded by the exons ATGACTAAGCAGGGAACAGCTCAGATGTCACTCGATGATGACTTTGACAGACCATTTGAAGATGTTGAGCCTTTACAATGGGGAGCATTACGGGAACTATGTCATGCTAATTCGGAGTACTTTGTGTCGCATCAAGATGAGAACAGTATTAGAATTAGAGCTGCGCTTATGGCTATATTAGATCATTTGGTACAGTTACAACCATTATACAAAGAAATTAGTAGAATTGCACCAATGTTTGATCTTGATGCGGAAACACCTGGTAATGGATATAGAAGTTTTCTAGTGTTAATAgacaaatgtattattcacTCTCGTTCTGTCTGTCATCAAATATATTGCCAGAAGGACTCTTTATTTTTTCGTAAAAGTTACTATATGAG agAAATTGAGGCTTGCTCACAGCTGTTGGCATCTTTGTGCACTTGCTTAGAACATTTACAAACTCTTTATTCTTGGAGTGAACATTTAAGTGATGGAAAACCATCTCTCTTTATAGGAGATAGTCATAATCCACATGAAATTTTAAGTAAAGTAGATAGTATTAATCAGTATTGTTTTTATGGCAGGTGCTTGGGATTCCAG TTTTATGACAACTTAAAGCCCATATTAAAAACTATAATGGTTTGTATGGCAACATTCAGCGAAGCTTTTTATTCTAATGGTACATTATTAGCAAGATGTGCTAATTCTGTCAAGTACATGTTAGATCCTGAAATAAGGGCACGTCGTATTGTTGATGTGTCTCAACGTGCTGATATCTCATTTTGTCAAGCATTTTGGTTTCTCAATGAGGCTG ATCTTACACGTAGGTTGCCTGCTATAACAGCTCCTTCTCTGgcaataaatcaaataatttctatacCACCCGAAGAATTGACACTTCCTACATTAAGTGGATCAACTGTCTCAATTCCAATACCAAACAGTCATATTGGAAAAAAGCCAATACATGTTAGGCTGTTTAGTTCTAAACGTCGTTTAGGAATG GTTGGTTCAGGTGGAGTAGGGGGAGAACTGCATGGACTGTCCAacgaattaataattcattgtCATGGTGGAGGTTTTGTAGCACAGACTTCGCTATCTCATGAAACATACTTACGTAGTTGGGCAATAAATCTCGGTATACCTATTTTAAGTATAGATTACAGTTTAGCACCTGAAGCTCCGTTCCCTCGTGCACTCGAGGAAGTGCTATATGCATATGCATGGGCATTAAATCATGCAAGTACATTGCTTGGGAGTACAGCTCAAAAAATACTTTTTGCTG gTGATTCTGCTGGGGCCAATTTAAATTTGGGAGTTACCTTAAAATGTTTACAGTTAAATATCAGAAAACCTGATGGAATATTTATGGCATACACACCAGTACTTGTTGACTTTGTGCTATCACCTTCACGATTACTTTGCCTTACAGACCCATTATTACCTATGGGATTTCTTCTACGTTGCTTAAAAGCATATGCAGCTGACTGTTTTAAGTCAGAATCAGAATCTTTTGCTGAAGTGAGTGAAAGCGATCTAATAGCGTTAGCTCTCAGTCCCAATGGAGATGAAACAAATGATGCACATAAGTTAGCATCCTTACCATCTGATTCTACTTTGAATTCTGTTACTTTAACAGAAGTTGACG GAACAGAACATCTACAGGAAGAAGCAAGATCTCAAGAATATGTCAATAAATTTTTTGGACTGTATCGAAATTGTGGTACAAATGCTTCAACACATATTGGAAATGGCACTATTAGCACAgaaaacaatatttcaaagaatgatAAATCATGGTCTTTTTTTGGATGGTCTCTTAGTGGAAGACATAAAGAATCCAAAGAACTGGATATAGAAAATGCGAAAAGTAGTATGGaggaatttatatttacagtaCCCAGAGATCCATATTTAAGTCCTTATCTTGCAGCAGATCATCTTTTAGCACAATTACCACCCGTTAAAATGCTG ACATTAGAGTTAGATCCATGCCTGGATGACTCTGTCATGTTCGCAAGAAAACTTCGATCGCTTGGTGTATTAATCACGCTTGACATATTGCCAGGTTTACCTCATGGCTTTCTTAACTTAACacca GTTTCAAAAGAGGCATCTGAAGGGTCAGATTTATGTGTGAAAAGATTGCAAGAACTACTAACACTATAA